A stretch of the Halorussus salinus genome encodes the following:
- a CDS encoding cryptochrome/photolyase family protein — protein sequence MNVHWHRRDLRLSDNRALAEAAADGPVLPVFVFDPEILAHASPPRVAFMLDALESLRADYRKLGGDLLVVRGDPREELPRIADAYDAEAVFWNRDYSGLARERDSEVRLALDDAAISRAAYHDAVHHEPGSIRTNKGEHYSVYTYFWKKWRDREKDAPYDAPSEGEIAAPDDAPDVPGTTALPTLADLGFDEPEADVPPAGTEVARDLLADFCEEAIFRYADERDYPAEDGTSRLSAQLKWGTIGIREVWAATEEAMSRTEGVPDDEGAEPEEGTEAASVREFQSQLAWREFYAHVLSARPDVVSRNYKSYENDIEWREDPEALAAWKEGKTGYPIVDAAMRQLREEAYMHNRLRMVVASFLTKDLLLDWREGYDWFREKLADHDTGNDTGGWQWAASTGTDAQPYFRIFNPMTQGERYDPDCEFIKQYVPELEDAYPEDVHGWHELSDAERERIAPDYPAPIVDHAKRREEAIAMFEDARGDD from the coding sequence ATGAACGTCCACTGGCACCGACGCGACCTCCGCCTCTCGGACAACCGTGCGCTCGCCGAGGCGGCCGCCGACGGGCCGGTCCTCCCGGTCTTCGTCTTCGACCCCGAGATTCTGGCACACGCCTCGCCTCCTCGCGTCGCGTTCATGCTCGACGCGCTCGAATCGCTCCGCGCCGACTACCGCAAACTGGGCGGCGACCTGCTGGTCGTCCGCGGGGACCCCCGCGAGGAGCTACCCCGAATCGCCGACGCCTACGACGCCGAAGCCGTCTTCTGGAACCGCGACTACTCCGGGCTGGCCCGCGAACGCGACAGCGAGGTCCGCCTCGCGCTGGACGACGCCGCCATCTCGCGGGCGGCCTACCACGACGCGGTCCACCACGAACCCGGCTCCATCCGGACCAACAAGGGCGAACACTACTCCGTCTACACTTACTTCTGGAAGAAGTGGCGCGACCGGGAGAAAGACGCGCCCTACGACGCGCCCAGCGAGGGCGAGATAGCCGCTCCGGACGACGCGCCGGACGTACCGGGAACGACCGCGCTCCCGACGCTCGCGGACCTCGGCTTCGACGAGCCGGAGGCCGACGTACCGCCCGCTGGAACCGAAGTCGCGCGCGACCTCCTCGCCGACTTCTGCGAGGAGGCCATCTTCCGGTACGCCGACGAGCGCGACTACCCCGCGGAAGACGGGACCTCGCGGCTCTCGGCGCAACTCAAGTGGGGCACCATCGGAATTCGGGAGGTCTGGGCCGCCACCGAGGAGGCCATGTCGCGCACCGAAGGCGTCCCGGACGACGAGGGCGCGGAACCCGAGGAGGGGACCGAGGCCGCATCGGTCCGGGAGTTCCAGAGCCAACTCGCGTGGCGGGAGTTCTACGCTCACGTCCTGTCTGCTCGCCCCGACGTGGTGTCTCGCAACTACAAGTCCTACGAGAACGACATCGAGTGGCGCGAGGACCCCGAAGCGTTGGCGGCGTGGAAAGAGGGGAAGACGGGCTACCCCATCGTGGACGCCGCGATGCGCCAACTCCGCGAGGAGGCCTACATGCACAACCGCCTCCGGATGGTGGTCGCCTCCTTCCTCACGAAGGACCTCCTGCTGGACTGGCGCGAGGGCTACGACTGGTTCCGCGAGAAGTTGGCCGACCACGACACCGGAAACGACACCGGCGGGTGGCAGTGGGCCGCCTCGACCGGCACCGACGCCCAGCCGTACTTCCGCATCTTCAACCCGATGACGCAGGGCGAACGCTACGACCCGGACTGCGAGTTCATCAAGCAGTACGTCCCGGAACTCGAAGACGCCTACCCCGAGGACGTTCACGGCTGGCACGAACTGAGCGACGCCGAGCGCGAGCGCATCGCGCCCGACTACCCCGCGCCAATCGTGGACCACGCAAAGCGCCGCGAGGAGGCCATCGCGATGTTCGAGGACGCGCGCGGCGACGACTGA
- a CDS encoding alpha-hydroxy-acid oxidizing protein yields MDDPSEAYGPNRQREVYASGMLADQRPEMPVSPDELEEAAMEALSEEARAYVAGSAGGEDTADRNREAFRHWRIVPRMLRDVADRDLSVTVCGQEFSVPVLLAPIGVQSIIHKEGELASARAADSLGVPFVSSSAASATMEEVADQLDDAPGWFQLYPSADPDVTESFVRRAEEAGYEAIVITLDTPTMGWRERDVANAYLPFLDGEGVANYLSDPAFRDSLDAPPEEDEQAALWRFIEQFGDLSMDWETVERVQATTDLPVLLKGILHPEDAREAVRRGVDGVVVSNHGGRQVDGAISAVEALPGVVKAVEGTLSAAEAQSAADAQSASDAGDTTNGESDDEFAVLFDSGIRRGADAIKALALGADAVLLGRPYVYGLAIDGEEGVREVVRNFLADFDLTMALSGRDAASELDSSVLVRPDE; encoded by the coding sequence ATGGACGACCCTTCCGAGGCCTACGGCCCGAATCGCCAGCGCGAGGTCTACGCCAGCGGGATGCTCGCCGACCAGCGCCCCGAGATGCCCGTCTCGCCCGACGAACTGGAGGAGGCCGCGATGGAAGCCCTCTCCGAGGAGGCCCGCGCCTACGTCGCGGGGAGCGCGGGCGGCGAGGACACCGCCGACCGGAACCGCGAGGCGTTCCGGCACTGGCGCATCGTCCCCCGGATGCTCCGGGACGTGGCCGACCGGGACCTCTCCGTGACGGTCTGCGGGCAGGAGTTTTCGGTGCCGGTTCTGCTGGCACCCATCGGCGTCCAGTCCATCATCCACAAGGAGGGCGAACTCGCCAGCGCGCGGGCCGCCGACTCCCTCGGCGTGCCCTTCGTCTCCAGTTCCGCGGCGTCGGCGACGATGGAGGAGGTCGCCGACCAACTGGACGACGCGCCGGGGTGGTTCCAACTCTACCCGAGTGCGGACCCCGACGTGACCGAGAGCTTCGTCCGGCGGGCGGAGGAGGCGGGCTACGAGGCCATCGTGATAACGCTCGACACGCCGACGATGGGGTGGCGCGAGCGCGACGTGGCCAACGCCTACCTCCCGTTCCTCGACGGCGAGGGCGTGGCGAACTACCTCTCGGACCCCGCGTTCCGCGACTCGCTCGACGCGCCGCCCGAGGAGGACGAGCAGGCCGCACTCTGGCGGTTCATCGAGCAGTTCGGCGACCTCTCGATGGACTGGGAGACCGTCGAGCGCGTGCAGGCGACCACCGACCTGCCCGTCCTCCTGAAGGGCATCCTCCACCCCGAGGACGCCCGCGAAGCGGTCCGCAGGGGCGTGGACGGCGTGGTCGTCTCGAACCACGGCGGACGACAGGTGGACGGCGCGATTTCGGCCGTCGAGGCGCTCCCCGGCGTCGTGAAAGCCGTCGAGGGCACCCTCTCGGCCGCGGAAGCGCAGTCGGCGGCGGACGCCCAGTCGGCGAGCGACGCGGGAGACACGACGAATGGGGAAAGCGACGACGAGTTCGCGGTGCTGTTCGACAGCGGGATTCGCCGCGGCGCGGACGCCATCAAGGCGCTCGCGCTCGGTGCGGACGCGGTGTTGCTGGGGCGTCCCTACGTCTACGGACTGGCCATCGACGGCGAGGAGGGCGTCCGCGAAGTCGTCCGGAACTTCCTCGCGGACTTCGACCTGACGATGGCGTTGAGCGGCCGAGACGCCGCCTCGGAACTCGACTCGTCGGTCCTCGTGCGGCCGGACGAGTGA
- a CDS encoding NAD(P)/FAD-dependent oxidoreductase gives MDEEYDFVVVGAGPSGLQFARAVSSRSDHSVVVLERNDALADNDKSTGGTFPEVVEGYDLPDEVVMSEASSVTFESPSEQSRHEFESYVLDFPRLLEVLGEETSSQGVEIRTGARVTEPVVEDGRVRGVRYRGTGSRSETEVRGRVTVDASGPSAVLTSQLGLFDTDDARHGVGLEIEAEGEYDTDDTLLFRFDHEFAPGGYAWTFPAGENAFKAGVCWMDAHHETRAGADSIHERVERWVETDPRWTVERVRARHAGEGVWNDSLNRRATDGFLAVGDAISSINPLFGEGIRPGMESADLAAEVAVRAVADGDCSRARLREYERRWNDAKGWSWKLQRVVSELLYDFDADQQDEFVRRVDGLSRSAAERLRRYDLDPLSLARLYPFKRKDLSKLPRVVSYLGV, from the coding sequence ATGGACGAGGAGTACGACTTCGTCGTCGTCGGCGCTGGCCCGTCGGGACTCCAGTTCGCGCGAGCGGTCTCGTCGCGGTCGGACCACTCGGTCGTGGTGTTGGAGCGCAACGACGCGCTCGCGGACAACGACAAGTCCACCGGCGGGACGTTCCCGGAGGTCGTCGAGGGTTACGACCTGCCGGACGAAGTGGTGATGAGCGAAGCGTCGTCGGTGACGTTCGAGAGTCCCAGCGAGCAGAGCCGCCACGAGTTCGAGAGCTACGTCCTCGATTTCCCCCGGCTCCTCGAAGTGCTGGGCGAGGAGACCTCCTCGCAGGGCGTCGAGATTCGGACCGGGGCGCGGGTCACCGAGCCAGTCGTGGAAGACGGTCGCGTCCGCGGCGTGCGCTACCGTGGGACGGGTAGTCGGAGCGAAACCGAAGTTCGGGGGCGGGTCACGGTGGACGCCAGCGGGCCGAGCGCGGTCCTCACGTCCCAGCTCGGCCTGTTCGACACCGACGACGCGCGCCACGGCGTCGGACTGGAAATCGAGGCCGAAGGGGAGTACGACACCGACGACACCCTGCTGTTCCGGTTCGACCACGAGTTCGCGCCGGGCGGGTACGCGTGGACGTTCCCCGCCGGGGAGAACGCCTTCAAGGCGGGCGTCTGCTGGATGGACGCCCACCACGAGACCCGCGCCGGGGCCGACTCCATCCACGAGCGCGTCGAGCGGTGGGTCGAGACCGACCCGCGCTGGACCGTCGAGCGCGTCCGGGCGCGCCACGCTGGCGAGGGCGTCTGGAACGACTCGCTCAACCGGCGCGCGACCGACGGCTTTCTGGCGGTCGGCGACGCGATTTCGAGCATCAACCCCCTGTTCGGCGAGGGCATCCGGCCGGGGATGGAGTCGGCCGACCTCGCCGCCGAGGTGGCCGTTCGGGCCGTGGCCGACGGCGACTGTTCGAGAGCGCGACTCCGGGAGTACGAACGCCGCTGGAACGACGCGAAGGGGTGGTCGTGGAAGCTCCAACGCGTCGTGAGCGAACTCCTCTACGACTTCGATGCCGACCAGCAGGACGAGTTCGTCCGCCGGGTGGACGGCCTCTCGCGGTCGGCCGCCGAGCGACTGCGCCGCTACGACTTGGACCCCCTCTCGCTGGCGCGCCTCTACCCCTTCAAGCGCAAGGACCTCTCGAAGCTCCCGCGCGTCGTGAGCTACCTCGGAGTGTAG
- a CDS encoding peroxiredoxin family protein has translation MTLEGSEAPDFSLESTSGGQVSLEETLESGPTVVLVNRGHWCSFCAEQLATFSRVYEDLHFNEGVSVLPVVTSEVPKLVEMRDRFDYDFQLLADPNGEVADRYSGTEETSHGVTGVAGTYVVDGDGVVRYEQVADDLTDRTYGNWVRYFLRNDFEDPFGE, from the coding sequence GTGACGCTCGAAGGCTCCGAGGCACCCGATTTCAGCCTCGAAAGCACGTCCGGCGGGCAAGTATCGCTCGAAGAAACGCTGGAGTCCGGCCCGACCGTCGTCCTCGTCAACCGCGGCCACTGGTGTAGCTTCTGCGCCGAACAGTTGGCGACCTTCAGCAGGGTCTACGAGGACCTCCACTTCAACGAGGGCGTGAGCGTCCTCCCGGTCGTGACCAGCGAGGTCCCGAAACTGGTCGAGATGCGCGACCGCTTCGACTACGACTTCCAACTCCTCGCGGACCCCAACGGCGAGGTCGCCGACCGGTACAGCGGCACCGAGGAGACCAGCCACGGCGTGACGGGCGTCGCCGGAACCTACGTCGTGGACGGCGACGGCGTGGTCCGATACGAGCAGGTCGCCGACGACTTGACCGACCGGACGTACGGCAACTGGGTCCGGTACTTCCTGCGCAACGACTTCGAGGACCCCTTCGGCGAGTAG
- a CDS encoding DUF7522 family protein, translating into MGDEEDDRREAKRALVEAFSTFGSDALRDVWLFDQRTHERLYVRDDVAEKVTDLDVPRFVDNERYGYVTRDTYSDLYYADYNYTVRGFDGFEQFRTFLSEEDRRVGVFGSFDRREGGYDFGALNDELAAVVADYSFEAFVPE; encoded by the coding sequence ATGGGAGACGAGGAGGACGACCGCCGAGAGGCGAAGCGGGCGCTCGTCGAGGCGTTCTCGACGTTCGGGAGCGACGCGCTCCGAGACGTGTGGCTGTTCGACCAGCGGACTCACGAGCGACTCTACGTCCGCGACGACGTTGCCGAGAAGGTCACCGACCTCGACGTGCCCCGGTTCGTGGACAACGAGCGGTACGGCTACGTCACGCGCGACACCTACAGCGACCTCTACTACGCCGACTACAACTACACCGTCCGGGGGTTCGACGGGTTCGAGCAGTTCCGGACGTTCCTGTCCGAGGAGGACCGGCGGGTCGGTGTGTTCGGGAGTTTCGACCGACGGGAGGGCGGGTACGACTTCGGCGCGTTGAACGACGAACTCGCCGCCGTGGTGGCGGACTACTCCTTCGAGGCCTTCGTGCCGGAGTGA
- a CDS encoding Rieske (2Fe-2S) protein → MTEQTRLTTAETVRDERSWLFTVRDRHDELDEVILVPCEEGPAERETDTSGVEAWVNRCTHEAQRLDRGFGAAMRDGQVICPKHGSMFDACSGYCDNGDAANTTLVGVEVAVEEGAVYLTDEDYEFVHEGSIEDGGDEGDDEKSNAATDDPENADDDDDDDMPSSTSHIGF, encoded by the coding sequence GTGACCGAGCAAACGCGACTGACGACGGCCGAGACGGTCCGCGACGAGCGGTCGTGGCTGTTCACGGTCAGGGACCGCCACGACGAACTGGACGAAGTGATTCTGGTGCCCTGCGAGGAGGGACCGGCCGAGAGGGAGACTGACACGTCCGGCGTCGAGGCGTGGGTCAACCGATGCACCCACGAGGCCCAGCGACTCGACCGGGGGTTCGGCGCGGCGATGCGCGACGGGCAGGTAATCTGTCCGAAACACGGGTCGATGTTCGACGCCTGCTCGGGGTACTGCGACAACGGCGACGCCGCGAACACGACGCTGGTTGGCGTCGAAGTCGCCGTCGAGGAGGGCGCGGTCTACCTGACCGACGAGGACTACGAGTTCGTCCACGAGGGGAGCATCGAGGACGGCGGCGACGAAGGGGACGACGAGAAGTCGAATGCGGCGACGGACGACCCGGAGAACGCGGACGACGACGATGACGACGACATGCCGAGTTCGACCTCCCACATCGGGTTTTGA
- the sod gene encoding superoxide dismutase gives MSERSNPELPPLPYDYDALEPHISEQVLTWHHDTHHQGYVNGLDSAEETLAENRESGDFGSSAGALGDVTHNGSGHYLHTLFWDNMDPNGGGEPEGDLLDRIEEDFGSYEGWKGEFEAAASAAGGWALLVYDPVAKQLRNLAVDKHDQGALWGAHPILALDVWEHSYYYDYGPDRGDFVENFFEVVDWDHVAEQYEKTVGNHE, from the coding sequence ATGTCCGAGCGATCCAACCCCGAACTACCGCCGCTTCCGTACGACTACGACGCGCTCGAGCCGCACATCAGCGAACAGGTGCTCACGTGGCACCACGACACCCACCATCAGGGCTACGTCAACGGGCTCGACAGCGCCGAGGAGACGCTGGCCGAGAACCGCGAGAGCGGGGACTTCGGCTCCAGTGCGGGCGCGCTCGGCGACGTGACCCACAACGGCTCGGGTCACTACCTGCACACGCTGTTCTGGGACAACATGGACCCGAACGGCGGCGGCGAACCCGAGGGCGACCTCCTCGACCGCATCGAGGAGGACTTCGGCTCCTACGAGGGCTGGAAGGGCGAGTTCGAGGCCGCAGCGAGCGCCGCCGGTGGCTGGGCGCTGCTGGTCTACGACCCGGTCGCCAAGCAGCTCCGTAACCTCGCCGTCGACAAGCACGACCAAGGCGCGCTCTGGGGCGCACACCCCATCCTCGCCCTCGACGTGTGGGAGCACTCGTACTACTACGACTACGGTCCGGACCGCGGCGACTTCGTGGAGAACTTCTTCGAGGTCGTCGATTGGGACCACGTCGCCGAACAGTACGAGAAGACCGTCGGCAACCACGAGTAG
- a CDS encoding DUF5827 family protein produces MPRPKSEFEQLHPCDFYTAEELLKTDQMYTVYEIARLLQGLDPDAELEAETEDILLDWAIPWVMNNADDLVIAEPEADDEPGYYGLKSDDR; encoded by the coding sequence ATGCCCCGACCGAAATCGGAGTTCGAACAGCTCCACCCCTGCGACTTCTACACCGCCGAGGAGCTACTGAAGACCGACCAGATGTACACCGTCTACGAAATCGCGCGTCTCCTGCAGGGACTCGACCCCGACGCCGAGTTGGAGGCCGAGACCGAGGACATCCTGCTCGACTGGGCGATTCCGTGGGTCATGAACAACGCCGACGACTTGGTCATCGCCGAACCCGAGGCCGACGACGAACCGGGCTACTACGGCCTGAAGTCCGACGACAGATGA
- a CDS encoding PstS family phosphate ABC transporter substrate-binding protein, whose amino-acid sequence MTGKSTRRKFLTAAGASGALALAGCVGGTGGGTNQSGNQNDGDSEGQSSEPSQLKAGGSSTVYPITSTAGSVWSSNPPASDEEYWGPSNYDIDTEKRLADYWAGLYGFEATGDAAPPFDVSVGLSHSGTGLEKLKNDLVDIGNASAPVAAEFPDASDEELNEYTDHVVGVDAQPIVVSKEVYEAGVEELTAEQVRKIYTGDITNWSQIDSYDGEEKEIQAVGRAEGSGTDTAFRSNLLGDPDAKMPGVDVRKGQNQQVKTLVSKSDNVVAYMALAFVGSDVPAISLSFDGTTYKPGENLADEDYPLSRDLHCYTYEGTSKKEAAYLRMIISEFGQDNYVKTQGYAALTDERRTTQLDKLPDPDN is encoded by the coding sequence ATGACAGGGAAATCGACTCGTCGCAAGTTCTTGACCGCCGCAGGAGCATCCGGTGCGCTGGCGCTCGCGGGGTGCGTCGGCGGCACCGGTGGCGGCACGAACCAGAGCGGCAATCAGAACGACGGCGACTCGGAGGGGCAGTCGTCCGAGCCGTCGCAACTGAAGGCCGGTGGCTCGTCTACGGTCTACCCGATTACGAGTACCGCGGGGTCGGTCTGGTCGTCGAACCCGCCCGCCAGCGACGAGGAGTACTGGGGACCGAGCAACTACGACATCGACACCGAGAAACGACTCGCGGACTACTGGGCCGGTCTCTACGGCTTCGAGGCGACCGGGGACGCCGCGCCGCCGTTCGACGTGTCGGTCGGGCTGAGCCACTCCGGGACCGGACTGGAGAAACTCAAGAACGACCTCGTGGACATCGGCAACGCCAGCGCGCCGGTCGCCGCGGAGTTCCCGGACGCCAGCGACGAGGAGTTGAACGAGTACACGGACCACGTGGTCGGCGTGGACGCCCAACCTATCGTCGTCAGCAAGGAGGTCTACGAGGCTGGCGTCGAGGAACTCACAGCCGAACAGGTCCGGAAAATCTACACGGGCGACATCACGAACTGGTCGCAAATCGACTCGTACGACGGCGAGGAGAAAGAGATTCAGGCAGTCGGCCGCGCCGAAGGCTCCGGTACCGACACCGCCTTCCGGTCGAACCTGCTGGGCGACCCGGACGCGAAGATGCCCGGCGTGGACGTGCGCAAGGGCCAGAACCAACAGGTCAAGACGCTCGTCTCCAAGTCCGACAACGTCGTCGCGTACATGGCGCTGGCGTTCGTCGGTTCGGACGTTCCCGCCATCTCGCTGTCGTTCGACGGCACGACCTACAAACCCGGCGAGAACCTCGCCGACGAGGACTACCCCCTCTCGCGCGACCTCCATTGCTACACCTACGAGGGCACCTCCAAGAAGGAAGCCGCGTACCTCCGGATGATAATCAGCGAGTTCGGGCAGGACAACTACGTGAAGACGCAGGGCTACGCCGCGCTCACCGACGAGCGCCGGACGACGCAACTCGACAAGCTTCCCGACCCCGACAACTGA
- a CDS encoding superoxide dismutase, with the protein MATYELPELPYDYDALEPAIDQRIMELHHDKHHQGYVDGANAALDKLEEMRGSGDFGDVRSVKRSLAFNLSGHVNHTVFWSNMHPDGGGEPGGELSDALDDHFGGYDGFKQDFSEAAKGVEGSGWGMLVYDHIADKPIVAAAENHQNQHPQGATPLLVCDVWEHAYYLQYENNRGEYVDNFWNVVNWDDVEARFQQAKQADAIPTHTGSH; encoded by the coding sequence ATGGCTACTTACGAACTACCGGAACTACCGTACGACTACGACGCACTCGAACCGGCCATCGACCAGCGCATCATGGAACTGCACCACGACAAGCACCATCAGGGCTACGTGGACGGCGCGAACGCCGCCCTCGACAAACTCGAAGAGATGCGCGGGTCCGGCGACTTCGGCGACGTGCGCTCGGTCAAGCGGAGCCTCGCGTTCAACCTCTCGGGACACGTCAACCACACCGTCTTCTGGAGCAACATGCACCCCGACGGCGGCGGCGAACCGGGCGGGGAACTCTCCGATGCGCTCGACGACCACTTCGGCGGCTACGACGGGTTCAAGCAGGACTTCTCGGAGGCCGCGAAAGGCGTCGAAGGCTCCGGGTGGGGCATGCTGGTCTACGACCACATCGCCGACAAGCCCATCGTCGCCGCCGCGGAGAATCACCAGAACCAGCACCCGCAGGGAGCCACGCCACTCCTCGTCTGTGACGTGTGGGAACACGCCTACTACCTCCAGTACGAGAACAACCGAGGAGAGTACGTGGACAACTTCTGGAACGTCGTAAACTGGGACGACGTGGAAGCGCGCTTCCAGCAGGCCAAGCAGGCCGACGCGATTCCGACCCACACCGGCTCGCACTGA
- a CDS encoding ATPase yields MRLLVAGGDRVDAGKTTFTTGLVALLGAVGFKPRAGNDYWFDHDDYRRAVEEGRLYGKDAKRLAAASSDACGTDFDPEDLNPVHRLWRPSPGPDTGLVGQSHREFVLDRVGESFVVNARADVPDSARRNLPIADAPEVESVERLDEITRRLHLPMFEGFAERVRDLQDETGGTAVVESYGDVALPIRGLDFDAVAVVEPGRMRAYDGDRFLKACEVAGGSAREGRLEVHTGDVTDLADPKATAALPALPGEDRRDPAAVARAYDEAFGELVAVGES; encoded by the coding sequence ATGAGGCTCCTCGTCGCTGGCGGCGACCGGGTGGACGCCGGGAAGACGACGTTCACGACCGGTCTCGTCGCCCTCCTCGGCGCGGTCGGATTCAAGCCCCGCGCGGGCAACGACTACTGGTTCGACCACGACGACTACCGGCGCGCGGTCGAGGAGGGCCGCCTCTACGGGAAGGACGCCAAGCGCCTCGCCGCGGCGAGCAGTGACGCCTGCGGGACCGACTTCGACCCCGAAGACCTGAACCCGGTCCACCGCCTCTGGCGACCCTCGCCCGGCCCGGACACCGGACTCGTCGGCCAGTCCCACCGCGAGTTCGTGCTGGACCGCGTGGGCGAGTCGTTCGTCGTGAACGCCCGCGCCGACGTGCCCGACTCGGCCCGGCGGAACCTCCCCATCGCCGACGCGCCCGAAGTCGAGTCAGTCGAGCGACTGGACGAGATAACGAGACGGCTCCACCTCCCGATGTTCGAGGGGTTCGCCGAGCGCGTCCGGGACCTCCAAGACGAGACCGGCGGGACCGCGGTCGTGGAGTCGTACGGCGACGTGGCGCTCCCGATTCGCGGCCTCGACTTCGACGCAGTGGCCGTGGTCGAACCGGGCCGAATGCGAGCCTACGACGGCGACCGCTTCCTGAAGGCCTGCGAGGTCGCCGGCGGGAGCGCCCGCGAGGGCCGACTGGAGGTCCACACCGGCGACGTGACGGACCTCGCCGACCCGAAGGCGACCGCCGCGCTCCCGGCGCTCCCCGGCGAGGACCGCCGGGACCCCGCCGCGGTCGCGCGAGCGTACGACGAGGCGTTCGGGGAACTGGTCGCGGTGGGAGAGTCGTAG
- a CDS encoding putative sulfate/molybdate transporter, which translates to MEFSTADLRERTPTLAAGDVTGAVGDSVTVLPVVVAVSALTELRLPILLLWFGAFQVVWGLRYGAPVSVEPMKALAALVIAGSLSVPELAVAGTLAGGVLLGLGAVGALGALADRIDPAVIRGVQLAVALVLARTGLELGVGSPTTALAAAAVGGAVVALGYRRAAALAVLGVGLGLAVAETGAPSVVVPDFEAAVSPGGVAVGAPATTGEEFALTTDALAATGAQLAMTVGNAAVATSLLLGDLFDAEVSPDELATSMGAMNLAAVPLGALPMCHGSGGVAGKHAFGARTAGANLLLGVLYAVAALGAAGVVAAFPMAALGVLLVLVAVELGRASLDTDSLALTVGVGLLGVATNVGAAFVAGIAASAVLARVRGSE; encoded by the coding sequence ATGGAGTTCTCGACCGCCGACCTCCGGGAGCGCACGCCGACGCTGGCGGCGGGCGACGTGACCGGCGCGGTCGGCGACTCGGTGACGGTCCTGCCGGTCGTGGTCGCCGTCTCGGCGCTCACGGAGCTTCGACTCCCGATTCTGTTGCTCTGGTTCGGCGCGTTTCAGGTGGTTTGGGGGCTTCGCTACGGCGCGCCGGTCTCGGTCGAACCGATGAAGGCGCTCGCCGCGCTGGTCATCGCGGGGTCGCTGTCGGTGCCGGAATTGGCGGTCGCGGGGACGTTGGCGGGGGGCGTTCTCCTCGGACTCGGGGCGGTCGGCGCGCTCGGTGCGCTCGCCGACCGCATCGACCCGGCGGTGATTCGGGGCGTCCAGTTGGCGGTGGCGCTCGTCCTCGCGCGGACCGGCCTCGAACTCGGTGTCGGGAGTCCGACGACGGCGCTCGCGGCCGCGGCGGTCGGCGGCGCGGTCGTCGCGCTCGGCTACCGGCGCGCGGCCGCACTGGCCGTCCTCGGGGTGGGTCTCGGTCTCGCGGTGGCCGAGACCGGCGCACCGAGCGTCGTCGTGCCAGACTTCGAGGCCGCCGTCTCGCCCGGTGGCGTCGCGGTCGGCGCTCCGGCGACGACCGGCGAGGAGTTCGCGCTCACGACCGACGCGCTCGCGGCGACGGGCGCGCAACTGGCGATGACGGTGGGCAACGCCGCGGTGGCGACTTCGCTGCTCCTCGGGGACCTGTTCGACGCCGAGGTCTCGCCCGACGAACTGGCGACGAGCATGGGCGCGATGAATCTGGCGGCGGTGCCGCTCGGCGCGCTCCCGATGTGCCACGGGAGCGGCGGCGTCGCCGGCAAGCACGCCTTCGGCGCGCGGACCGCGGGCGCGAACCTGCTACTGGGCGTCCTCTACGCCGTCGCGGCGCTCGGCGCGGCCGGGGTGGTCGCGGCGTTCCCGATGGCCGCGCTCGGAGTCCTCCTCGTCCTCGTCGCCGTCGAGTTGGGACGGGCCAGCCTCGACACCGACTCGCTCGCGTTGACTGTGGGGGTGGGTCTCCTCGGGGTGGCGACGAACGTCGGCGCGGCGTTCGTCGCCGGAATCGCGGCGTCGGCGGTGCTGGCCCGCGTCCGAGGGTCCGAGTAG